A region from the Achromobacter seleniivolatilans genome encodes:
- a CDS encoding TRAP transporter large permease: MALTLLSFTFMGFLVIGVPVAFAIGLSSITAIMYEDLPLAVAFQQMTSGMNAFSFLAIPFFIFTGELMLYGGIADRIVTFAKSLVGHVRGGLGMSNVVACTLFGGVSGSPVADVSAMGSVMIPMMKREGYHADYAVNVTTHAALVGALMPTSHNIIIYTLAAGGKVSIAALIAAGVVPAVILTLCNLAAAYFVARSRGYPAGTFPGWHIVLRSLVAAAPGLFVVVLIIAGILSGVFTATESAAVAVLYALALTIFVYRSLTWDQFVRAASKAVKTTGVVLLLIGISATFGYLISFYGVAEKTGELMASVSTSPWAIFLMVNIILFVLGTFLDMAATILICTPIFLPICMQYGMGPVQFGIVMLLNCALGLNTPPVGTTQFVGCAIGGVSVGTVMRTIWPFYGALLAALALVTYVPAFSLWLPGVLLN, translated from the coding sequence ATGGCGCTGACACTGCTTTCCTTTACGTTCATGGGGTTCCTCGTGATCGGGGTGCCGGTGGCTTTCGCCATAGGCCTGTCGTCCATCACCGCGATCATGTATGAGGACCTGCCGCTGGCAGTGGCCTTCCAGCAGATGACGTCAGGCATGAACGCCTTTTCGTTCCTGGCCATCCCGTTCTTCATCTTCACCGGTGAACTGATGCTGTACGGCGGCATCGCCGACCGTATCGTGACGTTCGCCAAATCGCTGGTGGGACATGTGCGCGGCGGTCTGGGTATGTCCAACGTGGTAGCTTGCACGCTGTTTGGCGGCGTATCGGGTTCCCCAGTGGCGGATGTATCGGCCATGGGATCAGTCATGATTCCGATGATGAAGCGCGAGGGCTATCACGCAGACTACGCGGTGAACGTCACCACGCACGCAGCGCTGGTTGGCGCGTTGATGCCCACCAGCCACAACATCATCATCTATACGCTGGCGGCCGGCGGCAAGGTGTCGATCGCGGCGTTGATCGCGGCCGGCGTGGTTCCAGCGGTGATCCTGACCCTATGCAATCTGGCAGCGGCGTATTTCGTGGCGCGCAGCCGCGGGTATCCGGCAGGCACCTTTCCCGGTTGGCATATCGTGCTGCGTTCGTTGGTTGCGGCGGCGCCCGGCCTGTTCGTCGTCGTGCTGATCATCGCGGGCATCCTGAGCGGCGTGTTCACCGCCACGGAATCCGCAGCAGTGGCGGTGCTGTATGCGCTGGCGTTGACGATCTTCGTGTATCGCTCGCTGACCTGGGATCAGTTCGTGCGAGCTGCCAGCAAAGCCGTAAAGACGACCGGCGTGGTGTTGCTGCTGATCGGCATTTCGGCAACCTTCGGCTACCTGATCAGTTTCTACGGTGTGGCGGAGAAAACCGGCGAACTCATGGCGTCGGTGTCGACCAGCCCCTGGGCCATCTTTCTGATGGTCAACATCATCCTGTTCGTGCTCGGCACGTTCCTGGACATGGCCGCCACCATCCTGATCTGCACGCCGATCTTTCTGCCGATATGCATGCAGTACGGCATGGGGCCCGTGCAATTTGGCATCGTCATGCTCTTGAACTGCGCATTGGGGCTGAACACGCCACCCGTGGGCACCACGCAGTTCGTGGGGTGCGCGATCGGCGGTGTGTCGGTCGGGACAGTGATGCGCACCATTTGGCCGTTCTACGGGGCGCTGCTGGCGGCGCTGGCGCTGGTGACGTATGTGCCAGCGTTTTCGCTCTGGCTGCCTGGGGTGCTGTTGAATTAG
- a CDS encoding TRAP transporter small permease: MLATPTNDPDVTAGGRAQALAAPLDAYTRGCAWLARMCMWTSVFGLVCLIIAVTLQIVGRHVLNNTPTWAESLALLLVLYVTMLGAAVGVRDAGHIGFESLQDALPATAQRRLRIFIHLLVLLFGVLMAWNCAMLAESVAAYKIPNLGISNAWKYIPATLSGTLIALFSIEHIIAILRNQKVVPAWR; the protein is encoded by the coding sequence ATGTTGGCCACACCCACGAATGACCCAGATGTGACCGCGGGGGGCCGGGCGCAAGCCCTGGCTGCCCCGCTGGATGCCTACACCCGCGGCTGCGCCTGGCTTGCGCGCATGTGCATGTGGACCAGCGTGTTCGGGCTGGTCTGCCTGATCATTGCGGTCACCTTGCAGATTGTCGGCCGCCACGTGCTCAACAACACGCCGACCTGGGCGGAAAGCCTGGCACTGCTGCTGGTGCTGTACGTGACGATGCTGGGCGCGGCAGTCGGCGTGCGCGATGCGGGCCATATCGGCTTTGAGTCGCTGCAGGACGCACTGCCCGCCACCGCTCAACGACGGCTGCGGATCTTCATCCATCTGCTCGTGCTGCTGTTTGGCGTGCTGATGGCCTGGAACTGCGCCATGCTGGCCGAGTCCGTCGCGGCCTACAAGATTCCCAACCTGGGAATTTCCAACGCCTGGAAGTACATCCCCGCAACCCTCTCGGGCACCTTGATTGCGCTCTTTTCCATCGAGCACATCATCGCCATCCTGCGCAACCAAAAGGTGGTACCAGCATGGCGCTGA
- a CDS encoding sensor histidine kinase: MTRAAGGTLTQRVVWALTGTVALFVTALALLAYLTFDQMEDDLVNDILNTEMDRLVQHARASDEFMPRQGVRELGGSMRAWMSVDGQRPAGIPDEVLALDSGLHLIEPGAYTWHVMVAETGRGKVYLLYDATDNEERVHDFGLIVLGVGAICVVGAYSLSRRVAAVAVGPLLDLTDRLATWAPGSPDMAVTRDDEAGRLIEAFNRVQNQVDRSIAREREFAGNLSHEVRTPLAAIRSDSELMLLTQALTPDQRQRLTRIVDNVDDVIVCLESARAMARDQLRPPEPVDIAECMEDAWRGYEAQAGLAELRFDNQIAQGHVLTLDRYALLTVMRNLVRNAVEHAAPATLTASFSAQGVLELGDNGKGINADDLPFLFRRYYSGRMRDSTAGSRDETARGLGLAIAKRVCDMQGWSLTVESSREAEPRGTRFSLDFGSAIATADTPPRSKPTGGQGQI, translated from the coding sequence ATGACTCGCGCGGCTGGAGGCACACTGACCCAGCGTGTGGTGTGGGCGCTGACGGGGACCGTCGCGTTGTTCGTGACAGCGCTTGCCTTGCTGGCTTACCTGACGTTCGACCAGATGGAAGACGATCTGGTCAACGATATTTTGAATACCGAGATGGATCGCCTGGTGCAGCATGCGCGTGCCAGCGACGAATTCATGCCGCGCCAAGGGGTACGCGAACTGGGCGGCTCGATGCGGGCCTGGATGAGTGTGGACGGTCAGCGGCCGGCCGGCATTCCCGACGAGGTGCTGGCTCTGGACAGTGGGCTGCATCTGATTGAACCCGGCGCCTATACCTGGCATGTGATGGTGGCCGAGACCGGCCGGGGCAAGGTGTATTTGCTGTACGACGCGACCGACAACGAAGAGCGGGTTCACGACTTTGGCCTGATCGTGCTGGGCGTGGGCGCCATTTGCGTGGTGGGCGCCTACTCGCTGTCTCGGCGCGTGGCGGCCGTGGCGGTGGGGCCGCTGCTGGATCTGACCGATCGGCTGGCGACTTGGGCCCCCGGATCTCCCGATATGGCGGTGACGCGCGACGACGAGGCGGGCCGGCTGATTGAGGCTTTCAACCGGGTGCAGAATCAGGTCGACCGATCCATCGCCCGCGAACGGGAATTTGCCGGCAACCTGAGTCACGAGGTGCGCACGCCGCTCGCCGCCATACGCTCCGATAGCGAATTGATGCTGCTGACGCAGGCGTTGACGCCCGATCAGCGCCAGCGGTTGACCCGGATTGTGGATAACGTAGATGACGTGATTGTCTGCCTGGAAAGCGCCCGGGCGATGGCACGCGATCAGTTGCGTCCGCCCGAGCCCGTGGACATCGCGGAGTGCATGGAAGATGCCTGGCGCGGTTATGAGGCGCAAGCCGGTTTGGCAGAGTTGCGTTTTGACAATCAGATTGCGCAAGGGCATGTGCTTACCCTGGACCGCTATGCCTTGTTGACCGTGATGCGCAATCTGGTCCGAAACGCGGTGGAACATGCCGCTCCGGCGACTCTGACGGCGAGCTTCAGCGCGCAGGGCGTGCTTGAGCTTGGGGACAACGGCAAGGGCATTAATGCCGACGATCTGCCGTTTTTATTCCGCCGTTACTACAGCGGCCGTATGCGCGATTCAACGGCCGGCAGCCGTGACGAGACGGCCCGCGGGCTGGGGCTGGCTATTGCCAAGCGTGTCTGTGACATGCAGGGATGGTCGCTCACAGTGGAATCATCACGCGAAGCCGAACCCCGTGGTACGCGATTCTCTTTGGATTTTGGTAGCGCCATTGCGACGGCTGATACCCCGCCACGCAGCAAGCCGACGGGCGGACAGGGTCAAATTTGA
- a CDS encoding phosphatase PAP2 family protein gives MTLVLACLAWWANVSGLDLRIGRALFDPVLDDFPLHMNRWLELVGHRMVLAVPIGVALAAVGVAGASFRIPAWRPWRGAALALAATCVVGQLAVNVLKHYTTLPRPYDLDTLGGYTPYPLHWWTWARERAGGALPSGHAGAGYSMLTLYFVGWALGRPAWRWWGLAVGVTAGVGFSVVRILQGAHFLSQTLWSAALMWFLAALFFYPVIAGRTAARGPSRAQSA, from the coding sequence GTGACACTGGTCTTGGCCTGCCTGGCTTGGTGGGCCAACGTGTCCGGGCTGGACTTGCGGATCGGCAGGGCGCTGTTCGATCCGGTCCTGGACGACTTTCCACTGCATATGAACCGCTGGCTGGAGCTGGTGGGCCACCGAATGGTTCTGGCTGTGCCGATCGGCGTGGCGCTGGCCGCCGTCGGCGTGGCGGGCGCGAGTTTCCGCATTCCCGCCTGGCGTCCGTGGCGGGGCGCCGCCTTGGCGTTGGCCGCCACCTGTGTCGTAGGTCAACTGGCGGTGAACGTGCTCAAGCACTACACCACATTGCCTCGGCCCTATGACCTGGACACCTTGGGCGGCTACACGCCGTATCCACTGCATTGGTGGACCTGGGCGCGTGAGCGGGCGGGGGGCGCATTGCCTAGCGGGCACGCCGGCGCGGGTTATTCAATGCTGACTTTGTATTTCGTCGGTTGGGCGCTCGGCCGGCCGGCCTGGCGCTGGTGGGGATTGGCAGTTGGTGTGACGGCGGGTGTGGGCTTCTCGGTGGTGCGCATTCTGCAAGGAGCCCATTTCCTGAGCCAGACACTGTGGTCCGCCGCTCTGATGTGGTTTTTGGCGGCTCTATTCTTCTATCCGGTCATTGCAGGACGAACCGCCGCGCGCGGTCCGTCCCGTGCCCAATCCGCCTAA